The following coding sequences are from one Panicum hallii strain FIL2 chromosome 5, PHallii_v3.1, whole genome shotgun sequence window:
- the LOC112892283 gene encoding hypersensitive-induced response protein 1-like, with translation MGAGSSSIQSSVDLPQLLCFVCVEQSTVAMEETCGRYDTVLEPGCHFMPWCVGRRVAGYLSLRVQQLDVRCETKSKDNVFVTVVASVQYRALADRAYDAFYRLSNTREQIQSYVFDVIRASVPNMNLDQVFEQKNEVARAVEEELAKAMAMYGYEIVQTLIVDIEPDEVVKRAMNDINAAARLRVAAAERAEAEKIQQVKRAEGEAESKYLAGVGVARQRQAIVEGLRRFVPDEKSVMDMVLATQYFDTIRDIGATSRAATVFIPHGPGAVHDLATQVRDGVLQAAAHAPAAGAR, from the exons ATGGGCGCGGGGTCGTCGTCGATCCAGTCGTCGGTGGACTTGCCGCAGCTGCTGTGCTTCGTGTGCGTGGAGCAGTCGACGGTGGCCATGGAGGAGACGTGCGGGCGCTACGACACGGTGCTGGAGCCGGGCTGCCACTTCATGCCCTGGTGCGTCGGCCGGAGGGTCGCCGGCTACCTCTCCCTCCGCGTGCAGCAGCTCGACGTCCGCTGCGAGACCAAGAGCAAGGACAACGTCTTCGTCACCGTCGTGGCGTCCGTGCAGTACCGCGCCCTGGCCGACAGGGCCTACGACGCCTTCTACCGCCTCAGCAACACCCGCGAGCAGATCCAGTCCTACGTCTTTGACG TGATCCGCGCGAGCGTGCCGAACATGAACCTGGACCAGGTGTTCGAGCAGAAGAACGAGGTGGcgcgggcggtggaggaggagctcgccAAGGCGATGGCCATGTACGGGTACGAGATCGTGCAGACGCTGATCGTGGACATCGAGCCCGACGAGGTGGTGAAGCGCGCCATGAACGACATcaacgcggcggcgcggctgcgcgtggcggcggcggagcgcgcCGAGGCCGAGAAGATCCAGCAGGTGAAGCGCGCCGAGGGGGAGGCCGAGTCCAAGTACCTGGCGGGCGTCGGCGTCGCGCGCCAGCGCCAGGCCATCGTCGAGGGCCTCCGCCGCTTCGTGCCCGACGAGAAGTCCGTCATGGACATGGTCCTCGCCACGCAGTACTTCGACACCATCAGGGACATCGGCGCCACGTCGCGCGCCGCCACCGTCTTCATCCCGCACGGCCCCGGCGCGGTGCACGACCTCGCCACGCAGGTCCGCGACGGCGTGCTCCAGGCCGCCGCGCACGCACCCGCCGCCGGAGCCAGGTGA